The Mycosarcoma maydis chromosome 6, whole genome shotgun sequence genomic sequence CGATTCACCTCGAACACTCGGATCCGGCCATGCGCAGGTCGGGCATGCTGATAGCCGAAGTGCTGAGTGCCAAGACGATCTCAGTGGGCGGCAAATCGTTGAATTTCGGCAGCGGCATTTGGAACGGTAGTGGTGGATGGAGGGAGGAGGCGAGAGTGTTGAGAGCGTTGAGCGATGCGTGGATCGTGCACGAGCGTGCAATCGAGGTGATTGAAGGTGCATGGAAGGGCGATGATTCTAGTCAAGCGTTACAGGTGGTTGGGGTTGGAACGAAGGAGGCGGATGAGGACAAGGTGGTAGTACAGAAAGCCAAGCAAGGCAAGCAAGTCGCGATGATGTGGACAAAGTCGAAGCCGACAACGCGAAGGTTGCCTGAGCGGGTTGGGGCGCCGTCTCGTAGCGGCACAGGGAAAGGGGTCACTGTGCGACCGTTAATCACGATGATcggcagcgatgacgacgacgatgggCTCATCAATGCGGATCAAGGGCTACGGGACACGACGCAGACAAGCACTCGGGTGCCACTTCTCAAGATGTTCTCTTCATCACAGAGCACTCGAACCGACATGGCTAGCGGCTGCAACAGCTCCACTGACGACTCGGATAGCGATGCTGCATCCGGTGATTCTGACTCGCACTCGATCCACCGCATCGCGGCGTCGCTCAGCGGGCTCTCGACTAACGAGGCGTCTTCGGTTCTCAACTCGCAATCTGCGCATTcacgccaagctcggcggtCCGAACGACAATCCGATGCGGCCGACTTGACGCATGATCCGGAATCTCACGCCGCGCAATTCACCTCCAAGATTCCGATCCCCGTGTACGTCTCGCAACTCTCGCCGCTTCTGCGCTCATCCACGCGCGCGCAGATCCGACTTGCGCTGCACCATGCTGCAGCGCTCATCCGTCGCAAGTCGCACACGCACGTGTTCGGCGCCGAGGTGCGCGAAAACGCGATCGATCTAACGCTGAGCCTGGTGAGCCTGCACGACAACTTCGGCATCCGCGGTTTCGAGGCGATGAGGAGACAAGCGCTGGTGGAGCTGGCTACGGCAGATGCGCAAGTGGTGGTGACGGTATTGGTAGAGCAGTGTGTGGGTGCACAGTACAGCGATGTGCAGCGCACGGCAATGTGGGCGGCCATCGCGCAGAGTGCGGTGCGCTTAGCAGGCGGCCAGAACGACGTATGTGGAGAACAGATTCATGTGAGCGCAGACAAGGTGGTGGCGTCAGTGATCGACAGGGCGAGGCAGGTGGGCGAACAGAGTGTCCCACAATTGCGACGCGAGAAGCAACTTTCCGTCACCccgtcgagcagcgcgacCAAGTGGGTGCAACCGTTGGATTTGCAGAATGCGGTCACTTTGCGCAGCGCTGCCGAGGACAGCAAGCAAGAATGGACACGTCTCGCCGGACCTACCTACTTGTTCCCCCTGCTGAACCGTCTTGTTGCGTACCAAACATACCATAGCTCGctctccaccaccagctACCGCGGAGCAGGTACATGCTCGCTAttcaacaccaccacctaCTCGCTTCTGCTAGACACGCTCAccctgctcgtctcgctctctccCACccacgtcgtcgtccaagcGACGCcgctcctgctcgagctgctctcttCTCTCACACACGATACCGGCTCGGTCCAAACCGCTTCGgcgctcgctctcctcgCTACCACACTCGACCGATCGCTCGAGTCGTCTGACGCGGACCGCTCGTTCCTGCAAGACCAACCCAGCATGCACAGCTTGAGACGCTTGTTGGAGCATGCACACGCCGTGTTTGCGTCGCAGAATCGTGCAAGTGCAATGCATCCCGCCACTGCCAACGCCGGACTACATTCAAGCATCGTCGCAAGGGCAGCAGCCGtattgctgctgatcgatcGATTCGACAGCCGGAGACACGACGAGCTGAGACGCTTGATCGGCTTTGCACCTgcttgaatcgtgactgctgAAAAAGCCAAGATCGCTTCTCGCCTCTCGCATGTGTAAGCGTGCCTTTCATCACACGAGCTTGGAAACACCGCGCACTCCATCGCAACTCGCTTGTACAGGAAGATGTTTGATTGCAAAAATAGTCTCGAATCGTacatcacgaatgagaaTAGAGCAACCACATGCACAGACAGTTCCAACGCTAATATACGAGTCACGAGGGAAAAGCACctcgtcattcgtgattgattgaGGATTtactttttcttcttcttgctcggccCACCTGGCGCAGTGATAGGCGTACCGGCTCTACTGCTACCGGCGTTGCTCGCCGTGTCAAGACCGCTCTTGCGTTTCTTGGCACCGCCACCAACACTCGGAacctcctcctctcccatctccttgagcacgagcagcaccaaTGTATTGCACCTCCGACCGAGCTCCTGCGGCGTGCGGCTCTTGATGAACCAGTCAAACCGGAACCCGCTCCACCCCATCACATCCTTCTTGATGCGGTCGTATGTATCGCTACCTTCAGCCAAGCCGTACTCTGCCAACTTGACCAGCAGGAACcgatcctcctcctcggaGTACGATTTTCCCTTGTTCTGCCCGTACACCACCTTGAGCTGGAGCAGAGGCAATCGGTACGAAGACACTTTCTTGCGCAGAACCGACTCCtgatgttgctgcttgaccagcttAGACTCACCCTCTTCGATGCGCGCGATCAGTTTGGCCGAGTCACTCAACTCGTCGATTCGATCCCAGAACACTTTCGAGTACTCGCGAACTTCCTTCTCGGTCTTGCTGGCGTCGGGCATGTCTGCAGCGATCAGCGCAAACGCTCTTCGTCCATACCGCTCGCAGCCACGCACAAAGATCTGGAACTCTCGCCGATTCCAGTTACCGAATCCTTCTTGTGCCAAAACCTCTTTttcttccacctcgtcttccgTCAATGCCACGGCTGTGTCGATGAAatcctgctcctgcttgcgctcctgctcggcttcttcggcAGTCTGACCCTCGGACGCTTCCTTGGCGGGCACCCGGTAGCCAATCGATCGTTGGTACGCCGCCGTCTCGCGTTCTTGCAGCTCAGTCAGACGCGCAGGATAGAACTGGAAGTCGTTAATGTTGATCTGCTTGGGTGCACGTGGCGCTTTTGGCTGCGTAGGTTTCGGCCCCACCCGCATAGCGTCGCGGTAGTAGTTGTCGATCGAATAGTTGGCTTTGCGCTCTCGCTTGCTAGGCTCGATCCACAACTGCCCGATCGGTTTGCGTTCCGAGAAATCGTTTCCTTCCCAATTGTACACTGTGTCTGACTTGAAGTTGTTCAGGTCGTCCAGGTTGAGTCCCTGATACTTGGCTTGGATTGCCTGTGTGCGTTCTTCTCCGCGAGAGATAATATCGTCAATGTCGTCGTTGATCGACATGTCTTCCTTGTTCGAGATAATCTTTTCGGCTCCGTGCTGGATCATGTCGACCAGATCGTCTTTGGATTGCGCCGCTTTCGCCGCTTGCTGTGCACGTCCTTGCTGAATCACAAGTTGGTCCAGACGAAGCTTTTGCGCAGCACGGTCTAGGATGCGCTCTTCGATGGCGTGCTCCGTGACGAAGCGGAAGACGTAGACTTGTTTGGTCTGTCCGATACGATGCGCTCGGTCCATAGCTTGCAGATCCGCCTGAGGGTTCCAGTCCGAATCGAAGAGCACCACAATATCGGCCGTGGTCAGGTTGATACCCAGTCCTCCGGCTCGCGTGGTGAGCAAAAACACAAACTTCTCCGAACCAGGCTTGTTGTACTCGTCAATGGCAGCGATACGGTCATCGTGCGCGGTACCACCGTCAATACGGCAGTATTTGTACTCGCGGAACAGACAGTAGTCCTCCAAGATATCGAGCATACGGCTCATCTGACTAAAGATGAGCACGCGAGAACCTTTCTGCTTCATCTTGTGCAACAGTCGATCCAGGATCACCATCTTGCCCGAGTTGTCGACCAGATGCTCATCTGTCGTGAACGGCGGACCCGGCTCCGCACCATCGAACAGGTACGGGTGGTTACAGCacttgcgcagctgcatGACAATGTTGAGCAGCCGCGTTTTGCCTTCCTTCTTGCCCACGCCACCGTTGACGGCATCAATGTCCTTTTCGAGGATGCTCTTGTACCATTTGCGCTGCATCTCGGTCAGCCCGACAAAAATGTTAATCTCCTTTTTGGGGAGCAGCGATTTTTCGACATCCGCCTTGACACGACGCAGCAAAAAGGGTCGCAGCACCTTGTGCAACTGCTGCACCACTTGATCCTGGTTCTCGTCACCTTTGCCTTTGAACCACGATTCAAAGTCTTCCGAGTTGCTGAAAACGTCGGGCAGAAGGAAGTTGAGCAACGACCACAATTCCATTAAATTGTTCTGCAGCGGCGTACCTGTGATCAAAAGGCGCGAACGCGAGTTGAAGGCACGCACGATCTGCGAGAGCATGGAATCGACATTCTTGATCCTGTGCGCCTCGTCAATCACAATGTACTCCCACgagagcttcttgagcgcgCTCTTTTCGCGCAGACACATTTCATAGGTGGTGATGAGGACGTCAAAGTCTTGCGGCAGCAGGTGGTCCTGAATCACCTTTTCACGCTCCTCCTTGGATCCTTTGAGCGTCACAACGTTGAAGCCGGGCACCCAACGGTGGAACTCGCGATACCAGTTGTCAAGCGTTGACTTGGGTAcaacgacgaggtggaatCCGGGCGTTTCGCGGAAGTCGCGCAGATAACCGAGGAACGAGATGGTCTGGAGCGTCTTGCCCAGACCCATTTCGTCGGCAAGGATGCCGTTGATACCGTTGTGGTAGAGCGAGATCATCCAGTTGAGACCCTGAACTTGGTAATCTCGCATTTTGCCGCCCTTGACGTAGGCTGGCGATTCGTTGAATACAAACGactcctcctcctcatcatTGCCTTCCTTGAGAagctcttcgtcttcctccttctcggTCTTTCTGCGACGGTTGTCTCCGCCCTTTTTGGCTTTCTTGGCGCTGGCAGCCTGCGActcttcgagcatcttggcgaACTCTTCGTCGCGTTCCTTCTTGATGTCGATGAAATGCTGGAAGAGTTCAGTCTGGCCGAGAAGGTACGTGAAGCGCTTCATACTAtcggcaagcttggacTTGCTCATCTCCTGACGCGTGCTGGCGAGCGTCTCGTTctgagcagctttgacgGCCTTTTCTTGCTTACGCGCTGCAGCACGTTCGTTCTTTTCGCGCTCCTTTTCAAGCTGTCGCGGCGTCTTGGATGGTGAAATTATAACGACACtatcatcgtcgtcgagctcatctgcgtcttcgtcgtctgaATCGGCAAGGCACTTCTTGGGCGGTGTTTGTGCTCTCGAGACGGAAGCCGAGGCGGTCGGTGCTCGACTGAGGTCGCCAGAGCCCGGAATATAGTCGGAAAGCTTATCCTGGTCTTCCCAGTTTTTGGAGTCGCGCATCGCCGGGGGAAGGGCGGACGGCTTAGGGTGGCCGTTGGTGCCATTGGGGGCTTTGGACATGGCGAAAGAAACGTTCTCCAAATGATGCTATAGAGATGCTCGGGATATGAGCAAATGCACTTGCCGGAAAGGAGTTTTGACGCGTCCGTAGTGAGGCACCTAGGTAAGGGTCAGGGGTGATTCAAGGTGGAAAGGGATCGTGCGAGGCGCGAGGCACGACAAGGATGGCGAAAGTCTTCGTGTAGCGTGAGATGCGGGAAATGGACAGATGAAAGTTGGACGACTCAGCCCAAGTTGGGAGGTGATGATGCTAAGGGCGAAATGCGCGGGTGATTCAATCAACGTGGATCCTGGCGCAGTCGTGGAACTCTTTTGACCACGAGAGGTGCAGGGAAAAGTGCAAAGAAAGGTTGGTGAGTAGAGAGAAGGCTTCAATGTAGTGATGATGGAGGAGAAGTAGAACAAAGGACGCCAAGTATTGCTTTTCAAAGTGAATTCGGCTCAGTTCGGCTGGCGCGCTATGGCAAGAGAAGCGCGcttgaggaggaggacgcAGACAGGAAACACAGTCCTTGAGGAGCCTGATTGACTGCAGAGGagcacaatcacgaatcaatcAATccgaatcaagaatcgtgaatcgtgaatcatgatTCCAAATGTCACATAAGGCACACAAATTCTTCCCGGCCGGCTGTTCTAGGCTAGGCTGAAGCGAAGCGAAAGCGCGAAAGCGCGAACGCGTCTAGTTCGACGCATCGGACAGCCCGTGCAGTCCGTGAGTGAAACTTCTTCTCatccacaatcacgaatatctACGCGTTAAGCGGTCGCATTTAATTTCCTCTATGCCGTACGAGTCTGTCTGTCCTATCAGCTGGAGctggcattcgtgattacaaACAGgcacagcaacaacagacATAAGAGACACCGGAACAAGTCTATGTATTTTGACCGAGGCAGACAATCGAGGCTACTCTAGCTAGAAGAGCCCTCCGAGAGCTCGCGGTACTCGACTAGACGGAGCAGATTCCTCTGGAGCATCGCAATCGTTGTCTTGCCGATCGCAGGCAGATACATGGATGCACGCGTCCTAACATCGGATTTGAAGTTCTTCTCACTGGAAAAGTTGACGCATACAGCACCCGGCTTGATCCATTCAGTCTCGATCTTGTAGTTGGCCGATGGTACACCAGCAATCACAACGTCCGAGGCACGGATGCACTCTTCGGCGGTCATGCTGCAGTTGCGTACCACGTGGTGTGGGCGGAGCTGCGAGGCAGTGTTCTGAGCACGCGCTTCCTTGACAATCTCGGATCGCGCGCGGCCCTGAGGTTCACTCGATGGCTCGACAGCACGCTTGTTGAACTCTTGGATCGAGTCAATGTCGACCGAGTACACTTTGGCACCGTCGTTGGAAAGCAGCGCTG encodes the following:
- a CDS encoding putative chromatin remodeling complex ATPase subunit, whose product is MSKAPNGTNGHPKPSALPPAMRDSKNWEDQDKLSDYIPGSGDLSRAPTASASVSRAQTPPKKCLADSDDEDADELDDDDSVVIISPSKTPRQLEKEREKNERAAARKQEKAVKAAQNETLASTRQEMSKSKLADSMKRFTYLLGQTELFQHFIDIKKERDEEFAKMLEESQAASAKKAKKGGDNRRRKTEKEEDEELLKEGNDEEEESFVFNESPAYVKGGKMRDYQVQGLNWMISLYHNGINGILADEMGLGKTLQTISFLGYLRDFRETPGFHLVVVPKSTLDNWYREFHRWVPGFNVVTLKGSKEEREKVIQDHLLPQDFDVLITTYEMCLREKSALKKLSWEYIVIDEAHRIKNVDSMLSQIVRAFNSRSRLLITGTPLQNNLMELWSLLNFLLPDVFSNSEDFESWFKGKGDENQDQVVQQLHKVLRPFLLRRVKADVEKSLLPKKEINIFVGLTEMQRKWYKSILEKDIDAVNGGVGKKEGKTRLLNIVMQLRKCCNHPYLFDGAEPGPPFTTDEHLVDNSGKMVILDRLLHKMKQKGSRVLIFSQMSRMLDILEDYCLFREYKYCRIDGGTAHDDRIAAIDEYNKPGSEKFVFLLTTRAGGLGINLTTADIVVLFDSDWNPQADLQAMDRAHRIGQTKQVYVFRFVTEHAIEERILDRAAQKLRLDQLVIQQGRAQQAAKAAQSKDDLVDMIQHGAEKIISNKEDMSINDDIDDIISRGEERTQAIQAKYQGLNLDDLNNFKSDTVYNWEGNDFSERKPIGQLWIEPSKRERKANYSIDNYYRDAMRVGPKPTQPKAPRAPKQININDFQFYPARLTELQERETAAYQRSIGYRVPAKEASEGQTAEEAEQERKQEQDFIDTAVALTEDEVEEKEVLAQEGFGNWNRREFQIFVRGCERYGRRAFALIAADMPDASKTEKEVREYSKVFWDRIDELSDSAKLIARIEEGESKLVKQQHQESVLRKKVSSYRLPLLQLKVVYGQNKGKSYSEEEDRFLLVKLAEYGLAEGSDTYDRIKKDVMGWSGFRFDWFIKSRTPQELGRRCNTLVLLVLKEMGEEEVPSVGGGAKKRKSGLDTASNAGSSRAGTPITAPGGPSKKKKK